One window of Marinobacterium aestuarii genomic DNA carries:
- the rimP gene encoding ribosome maturation factor RimP, with the protein MSAKLKLLHELIEPGVISLGFELWGIEYLAHGVHSVLRVYIDAENGITVDDCAKVSHQISGVLDVEEPISGQYNLEVSSPGLDRPLFTLEQFVAFTGHKVEIRLRVPFEGRRKFKGLLNGVEGDEVLVVVDKEEYLLPIDSIDRANVVPQF; encoded by the coding sequence GTGTCAGCAAAGCTGAAATTGCTACATGAATTGATTGAGCCGGGCGTTATATCGCTTGGATTCGAGCTGTGGGGCATCGAATATCTTGCCCACGGTGTTCACAGTGTACTGCGTGTCTATATTGATGCTGAAAACGGCATTACCGTTGATGACTGCGCCAAGGTGAGTCATCAGATCAGCGGTGTGCTGGATGTTGAAGAGCCTATCAGTGGCCAGTACAACCTGGAAGTTTCATCCCCCGGGCTGGACCGTCCCCTGTTCACGCTTGAGCAGTTTGTCGCTTTTACCGGCCACAAGGTTGAGATACGCCTGAGAGTGCCGTTTGAAGGGCGCCGCAAGTTCAAGGGGCTGCTTAACGGCGTCGAAGGTGACGAAGTCCTGGTGGTCGTAGATAAAGAAGAATATCTGTTGCCGATCGATTCCATCGATCGCGCGAACGTAGTTCCGCAGTTCTAA
- the secG gene encoding preprotein translocase subunit SecG, whose product METLVLVAHVLLAAAIIALVLLQQGKGAEAGAAFGGGASQTVFGSQGNSSFLGQMTAVMAVGLFVTSFVLAVFAKDKAETVGDAGIPAPIVIESSAAEPQLPVLESAPKPAADADVPSAE is encoded by the coding sequence ATGGAAACTCTGGTTCTGGTTGCACACGTGCTGCTCGCCGCTGCGATTATCGCACTGGTTTTGCTGCAGCAGGGTAAAGGTGCAGAAGCAGGCGCTGCCTTTGGTGGTGGTGCTTCCCAGACCGTATTTGGCAGTCAGGGAAACAGCAGTTTCCTGGGCCAAATGACCGCAGTGATGGCGGTGGGTCTGTTTGTTACCAGTTTTGTTTTGGCCGTGTTCGCTAAGGACAAGGCCGAAACGGTTGGCGATGCTGGTATTCCAGCGCCGATCGTGATCGAGAGCAGTGCGGCGGAGCCGCAACTGCCGGTACTGGAAAGCGCACCTAAGCCAGCGGCTGATGCCGATGTGCCTAGCGCTGAGTAA
- the tpiA gene encoding triose-phosphate isomerase yields MRKSIVAGNWKMNGNLAANAELVTGLLSTRSGSDNVDVLVCPPAVYIPQVAALLQDSNISLGAQNASAFEKGAYTGDLSLSMLAEFGVQYVILGHSERRALFGEDDAQVADKFRAVVAAGVTPIVCIGETLQERQAGQTLDVVSRQLRAVLDVADKATLANAVVAYEPVWAIGTGLTATPEQAQEVHQALRALIAEYDAAAALKVRILYGGSVTADSAAQLFGKPDIDGGLVGGASLKAKDFLAICSAAADASANG; encoded by the coding sequence GCTGAACTGGTTACAGGCCTTCTGAGTACGCGTTCTGGCAGTGATAACGTCGACGTATTGGTCTGTCCACCTGCGGTATATATACCTCAGGTCGCAGCCTTGCTGCAGGACAGTAATATTTCCCTGGGTGCGCAGAATGCATCCGCTTTCGAAAAAGGCGCTTATACCGGCGATCTTTCGCTCTCCATGCTTGCCGAGTTCGGTGTCCAGTACGTTATTCTGGGGCATTCCGAGCGTCGCGCACTGTTTGGCGAAGATGATGCCCAGGTCGCCGACAAGTTTCGCGCTGTCGTGGCTGCAGGCGTTACGCCGATTGTGTGTATCGGCGAAACGCTGCAAGAGCGTCAGGCGGGTCAGACGCTGGACGTTGTCAGTCGTCAGCTCAGGGCGGTGCTTGACGTTGCCGATAAGGCAACGCTGGCAAATGCCGTTGTCGCGTACGAGCCTGTATGGGCCATAGGTACGGGATTAACAGCAACACCGGAGCAGGCGCAGGAAGTGCATCAGGCGCTACGCGCACTGATTGCCGAGTACGACGCCGCTGCGGCGCTGAAAGTGAGAATTTTGTACGGTGGCAGCGTGACTGCCGATAGCGCGGCGCAGTTGTTTGGAAAGCCCGATATCGATGGCGGTCTGGTAGGTGGAGCCTCTTTGAAGGCAAAAGATTTTCTTGCGATCTGCAGTGCAGCTGCAGACGCATCGGCAAATGGTTGA